The following proteins are co-located in the Styela clava chromosome 15, kaStyClav1.hap1.2, whole genome shotgun sequence genome:
- the LOC120341353 gene encoding uncharacterized protein LOC120341353: MNSNSFNLDCEVVVEIIFKDDYVDSSSSKKIHRCNKCHMCFEDCGDFILHHHRTCTTQLVPESLIKEWWRSAGGKDEHLSHDAIQYFKLLHKENSMLRFSCDAVTVIPNLFPSINRHTAIEQTRIVFDHFERFLDEKDKIQPAETIVTDEELAIVEYIGGYILQKLRKKSKTEMQYNIINELISDDSSVAGSSLINILENKDYGTLVKPVSKITDMLAEVELNFRKYYSSENVMASILNSIKVVTLFKPFGQVNDKFIEILWKICEFFVKIRCFQKAKTLNKKFQLKHDQNVSLRKSLK, encoded by the exons ATGAATTCTAATAGCTTCAATCTGGATTGCGAAGTTGTTGTTGAGATCATTTTTAAAGATGATTATGTAGATTCATCATCCAGTAAGAAAATTCATCG tTGCAACAAATGTCATATGTGTTTTGAAGACTGTGGGGATTTTATATTACATCATCACCGCActt GTACAACTCAACTGGTTCCTGAATCCCTAATCAAAGAATGGTGGAGAAGTGCAGGGGGAAAAGATGAACACTTGTCACATGACGCTATACAATATTTCAAGTTATTACATAAAGAAAACTCAATGTTGAGATTCAGCTGTGACGCAGTGACTGTAATTCCGAATCTCTTCCCATCAATAAACCGCCACACTGCTATCGAGCAAACACGCATAGTTTTTGACCATTTCGAGCGATTTCTAGATGAAAAAGATAAGATACAACCAGCTGAAACAATAGTCACAGATGAGGAATTAGCTATAGTGGAATACATAGGGggttatattttacaaaaattaagaaaaaaatcaaagaCAGAAATGCAGTACAACATAATCAATGAACTTATTTCTGATGATTCATCTGTCGCCGGGTCATCTTTAATAAATATCCTTGAGAATAAGGATTATGGAACATTGGTGAAACCGGTTTCTAAAATCACAGATATGCTTGCAGAGGTAGAACTTAACTTTCGTAAATATTATTCCTCTGAGAATGTGATGGCATCAATATTAAACTCTATCAAGGTAGTGACATTATTCAAACCTTTTGGCCAAGTTAATGACAAATTTATAGAGATTCTTTGGAAAATATgtgaattttttgttaaaataagaTGTTTTCAAAAAGCTAAGACCCTGAATAAGAAATTTCAGCTGAAACACGACCAAAACGTGAGTCTTAGGAAGTCACTAAAATAG
- the LOC120333998 gene encoding uncharacterized protein LOC120333998 isoform X1, giving the protein MHTDIGIQRIVVAMAKLCEVFYILLLSSSIYGFEVAKEDIVIVNGASYPETSKSNILLEGDNTTIINSTEVPAINTETTPQATPLTYVQTVTTGVQKTSAIKTQKAGDNVTTNPKPTTMSVFENHTGHATLNPTMTTQRTMNTYNSTIFNNVTKTAPPIAVPVATSVRKTKAKKGRKNPKARRKQKSPKLTPTKLMVKGQKNSTNSGKNIPKPNKSKSVRKGAATCPQTCLGFKTFQRNMNVKLTAMSDRLSNVLKENQDMKGLLKELKTGNDQLKESQTAMELKMTIILESLEKLVSEKENRPEWTPWTKWGECSATCGEGTSVRTRKCKGEKRDYCKGKTKETRTCQTGMECGENRFPCDVQYDGSCFHLYKAKRKSYRDIHSVDCQMGKGHLANIYSPEHFELLKELALNQSVIGKYIWTGMTFDIRNRQIFQQDGSRANYLRWMHQFGPKKQKLATGIVLHFDPHEKFRKENNFHVQNGIKNEDPSIKLQYSICEFLDKDEFEGSAMHL; this is encoded by the exons ATGCATACAG ATATAGGTATACAAAGAATAGTCGTGGCAATGGCAAAATTGTGTGAAGTATTCTACATTCTCCTACTGAGTTCTTCGATTTATGGTTTTGAAGTTGCAAAAGAAGATATTGTCATCGTGAACGGAGCCTCTTACCCAGAAACCTCAAAGAGTAATATCCTACTGGAAGGCGACAACACTACAATCATCAACAGTACTGAAGTCCCTGCGATCAATACTGAAACTACACCACAAGCGACGCCATTAACTTACGTGCAAACGGTAACAACTGGTGTTCAGAAAACTTCAGCTATAAAGACGCAAAAAGCTGGTGACAATGTCACTACTAATCCAAAACCAACAACAATGTCAGTATTTGAAAACCACACTGGCCATGCAACATTAAACCCTACAATGACGACACAAAGAACAATGAATACTTACAATTCAACCATCTTCAACAATGTCACAAAAACTGCGCCGCCTATCGCGGTACCGGTAGCTACGAGTGTACGAAAAACAAAGGCCAAAAAAGGTCGTAAAAATCCTAAAGcaagaagaaaacaaaaaagtccCAAACTGACACCCACAAAGCTCATGGTTAAAGGGCAAAAAAATAGCACAAATTCGGGAAAAAATATTCCCAAACCTAACAAAAGCAAATCGGTTCGTAAAGGAGCGGCAACATGTCCTCAAACTTGCCTCGGATTCAAAACTTTTCAGAGAAACATGAACGTAAAATTGACTGCAATGTCAG ATCGTCTGTCGAATGTACTAAAAGAAAATCAAGATATGAAAG GACTTCTCAAAGAACTCAAAACTGGCAACGATCAATTGAAAG AGTCTCAAACGGCAATGGAACTGAAGATGACTATAATTCTTGAATCGCTTGAAAAATTAGTCTCAGAAAAAGAAAATCGACCAG aATGGACACCGTGGACAAAATGGGGAGAATGTAGCGCCACTTGTGGCGAAGGTACAAGCGTGCGGACGAGAAAGTGCAAAGGAGAAAAGAGAGATTACTGCAAAGGAAAAACTAAAGAAACTAGGACGTGCCAAACTGGAATGGAATGCGGAGAGA ATAGATTTCCTTGCGACGTACAATATGACGGATCATGCTTCCATCTCTATAAAGCAAAACGAAAATCATACAGAGACATTCATTCTGTAGATTGCCAAATGGGGAAAGGACATTTGGCTAATATATACAGTCCCGAACATTTCGAACTGCTGAAGGAACTTGCCTTGAATCAAAGCGTTATTGGAAAATATATATGGACAGGGATGACCTTTGACATCAGGAACCGG CAAATTTTCCAACAAGACGGTTCACGAGCGAACTATTTGAGGTGGATGCATCAGTTCGGACCAAAGAAGCAAAAACTGGCAACGGGTATTGTGCTCCATTTCGACCCCCATGAGAAGTTTAGGAAGGAAAACAACTTCCATGTACAAAATGGGATAAAAAATGAAGACCCGTCGATCAAATTACAATATTCAATCTGTGAATTTCTAGACAAAGATGAGTTTGAAGGGTCCGCGATGCACTTGTAA
- the LOC120333998 gene encoding uncharacterized protein LOC120333998 isoform X2 — MHTDIGIQRIVVAMAKLCEVFYILLLSSSIYGFEVAKEDIVIVNGASYPETSKSNILLEGDNTTIINSTEVPAINTETTPQATPLTYVQTVTTGVQKTSAIKTQKAGDNVTTNPKPTTMSVFENHTGHATLNPTMTTQRTMNTYNSTIFNNVTKTAPPIAVPVATSVRKTKAKKGRKNPKARRKQKSPKLTPTKLMVKGQKNSTNSGKNIPKPNKSKSVRKGAATCPQTCLGFKTFQRNMNVKLTAMSGLLKELKTGNDQLKESQTAMELKMTIILESLEKLVSEKENRPEWTPWTKWGECSATCGEGTSVRTRKCKGEKRDYCKGKTKETRTCQTGMECGENRFPCDVQYDGSCFHLYKAKRKSYRDIHSVDCQMGKGHLANIYSPEHFELLKELALNQSVIGKYIWTGMTFDIRNRQIFQQDGSRANYLRWMHQFGPKKQKLATGIVLHFDPHEKFRKENNFHVQNGIKNEDPSIKLQYSICEFLDKDEFEGSAMHL; from the exons ATGCATACAG ATATAGGTATACAAAGAATAGTCGTGGCAATGGCAAAATTGTGTGAAGTATTCTACATTCTCCTACTGAGTTCTTCGATTTATGGTTTTGAAGTTGCAAAAGAAGATATTGTCATCGTGAACGGAGCCTCTTACCCAGAAACCTCAAAGAGTAATATCCTACTGGAAGGCGACAACACTACAATCATCAACAGTACTGAAGTCCCTGCGATCAATACTGAAACTACACCACAAGCGACGCCATTAACTTACGTGCAAACGGTAACAACTGGTGTTCAGAAAACTTCAGCTATAAAGACGCAAAAAGCTGGTGACAATGTCACTACTAATCCAAAACCAACAACAATGTCAGTATTTGAAAACCACACTGGCCATGCAACATTAAACCCTACAATGACGACACAAAGAACAATGAATACTTACAATTCAACCATCTTCAACAATGTCACAAAAACTGCGCCGCCTATCGCGGTACCGGTAGCTACGAGTGTACGAAAAACAAAGGCCAAAAAAGGTCGTAAAAATCCTAAAGcaagaagaaaacaaaaaagtccCAAACTGACACCCACAAAGCTCATGGTTAAAGGGCAAAAAAATAGCACAAATTCGGGAAAAAATATTCCCAAACCTAACAAAAGCAAATCGGTTCGTAAAGGAGCGGCAACATGTCCTCAAACTTGCCTCGGATTCAAAACTTTTCAGAGAAACATGAACGTAAAATTGACTGCAATGTCAG GACTTCTCAAAGAACTCAAAACTGGCAACGATCAATTGAAAG AGTCTCAAACGGCAATGGAACTGAAGATGACTATAATTCTTGAATCGCTTGAAAAATTAGTCTCAGAAAAAGAAAATCGACCAG aATGGACACCGTGGACAAAATGGGGAGAATGTAGCGCCACTTGTGGCGAAGGTACAAGCGTGCGGACGAGAAAGTGCAAAGGAGAAAAGAGAGATTACTGCAAAGGAAAAACTAAAGAAACTAGGACGTGCCAAACTGGAATGGAATGCGGAGAGA ATAGATTTCCTTGCGACGTACAATATGACGGATCATGCTTCCATCTCTATAAAGCAAAACGAAAATCATACAGAGACATTCATTCTGTAGATTGCCAAATGGGGAAAGGACATTTGGCTAATATATACAGTCCCGAACATTTCGAACTGCTGAAGGAACTTGCCTTGAATCAAAGCGTTATTGGAAAATATATATGGACAGGGATGACCTTTGACATCAGGAACCGG CAAATTTTCCAACAAGACGGTTCACGAGCGAACTATTTGAGGTGGATGCATCAGTTCGGACCAAAGAAGCAAAAACTGGCAACGGGTATTGTGCTCCATTTCGACCCCCATGAGAAGTTTAGGAAGGAAAACAACTTCCATGTACAAAATGGGATAAAAAATGAAGACCCGTCGATCAAATTACAATATTCAATCTGTGAATTTCTAGACAAAGATGAGTTTGAAGGGTCCGCGATGCACTTGTAA